From the Streptomyces sp. Sge12 genome, the window CCTCCCTCGAAGAAGTCCCCCGGCTGCACCGCAGCCCCTCCACCAGGATGGTGGAGGGGCTGCGGAGAACACGTACAGCTGCCGTTTACTTCTTGTTACGGCGCTGGACGCGGGTGCGCTTGAGCAGCTTGCGGTGCTTCTTCTTAGCCATCCGCTTGCGCCGCTTCTTGATAACAGAGCCCACGACTACCCTCGCTCACTTCTCTTCACTGGTGCGGGGCGTCTGGGCCCACACGACCTACGTCGGCCTAGCCTACCCGCCCGAGCTCTGAGCTTGTAATCCGAGCGCTTCCGCGTTGTAGCCAGGGGTCTCCCGAGCCTCAGTCTCAGGCCGACTCCACCCCCACATAGGACTCTCGGAGGTACTCGTGAACCGCGTTCTCGGGGACCCGGAAGGACCGGCCCACCCGGATTGCGGGCAGATGACCGTTGTGCACCAGGCGGTACACGGTCATCTTCGACACTCGCATCACCGAGGCGACCTCCGCCACGGTCAGGAACTGAACCTCACTGAGAGGCCTCTCGCCAGCAGCCATGACACACCTTGACCTTCCGCGCATGACGGGCACCGGCTTCCCCTCCGGTTACTCCTCGTCGTCGCACGCTCACTCCCCAGAGTAGGGGCGCGTGATACGAGTGGGGAAGAGGAGCTACGACCACTCCTGCCGCCCCGTCAGACTTGCGCGGCCGAGCACGTAGCGCGCAAGCGGTCGGTAGTAGTCCGCTCGCACCGCGTCATCAAGTGGAACGGCCACCGACACGCGCCCCTCGGCCTCCCCGACGAACAGCGCCGGATCATCCGTATCCGCCAGCCCGATCGCCTCCACACCGAGCTGACCTGCACCGCAGACCCACCCGTGGTCCCCCACCACCAGCTCCGGCAATGGCCCGCCGGCCTCCGCGAGGGCCCCCAGCGCCATCCGAACCGGCAGCGGCGAATGGGTGTGCACGCCGGTCGCACTCCCCGGCACCCGCACGCCGGGTTCCCGCACCAGTGCGACCCCCCGTACGTATTCGATGCTGTGCGTGCGTACGCCGAACCGGGTCGGCATGTCGACACGCACCCCCTGCGCCGGGGTGAGGACAACACATCCCGCCGCCGACAGCGCCTCGGCCAAACCGGCGTAGAAGCCCAGGAGGCGATGCGGGTGGCCCGTCCCGAACAGCACGGGCGACCGCGCCCGCGCCGCCTCGGACAGCCGCCCCGCGAAGGCCTCCAGCGCGGCGACCGTGCGCTCCGGGTCGATCACGTCCGGCCCACTGACGTGCGCCGGATCCGCCGAGACCCCGCACTTGTCCGCCATCAGCCTCAGCAGATCACCCTCGCCCCAGCCCCGCTCCGGATCCAGGCCCAGCATCACCCTCGGATCCCGCGCGGCGAACAGCCGGTAGCTGCGCAGGCTCTCCTCCCGGGAGGTGGCGACGGGCCCGGCCAACCGGGCGGCCAGCAGATGCGCACGCAACGCGCCGGTGCTCAACACCCTCCGATGCTGCCCCAACACATCTGGCGGTTCATCAATTCCGGCGAACAGCCCCACAGTTGGCGTAACGATGCATCAAGGTCGCCGGCGCGATCAGGTCAGCATCCCGCGCAACGGGAAGACCGCCCGACGGGTCGCCAGAACGGCCTGATCCGTCCGGTCCGCCGGGTCGTAGCCCGCCTCCCAGTCCGCCCACGCCGGAGTCCGCCCGTCCGTCATCCGGGCCGGCGCCAACTGCCGCGTCCGCGCGTACACCTCGTCCCGCCACGACGCCGGCACCGCCGACTCCGGGTCCACCGGCCGGTGCGCGGCGATCCCCACCAGGTGCGTCCAGGACCGCGGCACGACGTCCACGACCGCGTACCCGCCGCCGCCCAACGCCAGCCACCGCCCGTCCGCGTACTCGTGCGCGAGCCGGTGACAGGACTCCTGGACGGCCCGCTGGGCGTCCAGCGACACCGCCAGGTGCGCGAGCGGGTCCTCGAAGTGCGTATCGGCCCCGTGCTGAGTCACCAGCACCTGCGGCCGGAAGTCCGCCAGCAGCTCCGGCACCACCGCGTGGAAGGCCCGCAGCCACCCCTCGTCGCCGGTCCCGGCGGGCAGCGCGATGTTCACCGCCGACCCCTCCGCCCCCGGGCCACCGGTCTCCTCCGGCCAGCCCGTCTGAGGGAACAGCGTCCGCGGATGCTCGTGCATCGAGACGGTCAGCACCCGCGGATCGTCCCAGAAGGCCGCCTGCACGCCGTCCCCGTGGTGGACGTCCACATCCACGTACGCGACCCGCTCGGCCCCCAGCTCCAGCAGCCGCGCCACCGCCAGCGACGCGTCGTTGTACACGCAGAAACCGGCCGCCCCACCGGGCATGGCGTGGTGCAGCCCGCCCGCGAAGTTCACCGCGTGCTCGGCCTCACCGCTCCACAGCGCCTCCGCGCCCGCCACGGACTGCCCGGCGATGAGCGCGGACGCCTCGTGCATGCCGTGGAAGGCGGGATCGTCGATGGTCCCCAGCCCGTACGAACCGTCCGCGGCTCCCGGGTCCTCGGACACCTCGCGCACCGCGGCGACGTAGTCCTCCCGGTGGACCAGCCGCAGCGTCGAGTCCCCGGCCGCCGGGGCCGCCCGCACCTCCATGGCCCGGTCCAGCCCGAAGGCGCGCACCAGGCCCATGGTCAGCGCCAGGCGCACCGGGTCCATCGGATGGCTCGGTCCGAAGTCATACCTCGTTACCGCCTCGTCCCACATCAACAGCCCGGTCACCGGCTCGCCGCTCATGCCGGACACCGTATCGGGCGGGCTCGGAGCCGAACGAGCGGGCTTGGAACAAGGTCACCAGGACCAGCGCCATCGGCACCAGCATCGCCCCCCGGTAGCTCCACGCGTCACCGACCGCCCCGACGAGCGGCGACCCGATCAGGAAGCCGACGTAGTTGAAGATGTTGAGCCGCGCGACGGCCGTGTCGGACGCCCCCGGGAAGAGCCGCCCCGCGGCGGCGAAGGTCTGCGGCACGATCACGCACAGGCCGATCCCCAGCAGCGTGAAGCCGAGCATCCCCACCCACGCCCCCGGCGCCGCCGCCACCACCGCGAACCCGGCGGCCGCCACCAGCGTCCCGGCCCGCACCACGGCCTCCGCCCCGAAGCGCCGCACGCCCAGGTCCCCGACGGCCCGCCCCACGAGGGTGGTCACCATGTAGACGTTGTAGGGGACGGTCGCCATCTGCTCCGAGCTGCCGAGCACGTCCTGAAGGTACTTGGCACTCCAGTTCGCCACCGTCGAGTCCCCGATGTACGCGCACGCCATCACCAGGCAGAGCGGCAGCAGCAGCTTGAACCCGCCGGCCCCCAGCCCCTTGTCGGCGGCCCCTCCAGGCCCCGTCCCGGCAGGCCCCGTCCCGTCGACGTAGCGCCGGCTCCCCAGCAGCGCCAGCGGCAACAGCACGACCACGGCCGGCAGATAGCTGACGAACAGGTTCAGCTCCCAGTGCGCCCCCGCCCACGCGGCCGACGCCCCCAGGATCCCTCCGAGGCTGTAGGCGGCGTGGAAGCCGAGCATGATGCTCCGCCCGTACGCCCGCTGCAGGCTGACCCCGAGCATGTTCATCGAGGCGTCCAGCGCCCCCACCGACAGCCCGAACGCCCCCAGGGCCACCGCCACGTGCCACATCTGGCCGCCGGCCCCGACACCCAGCAGCGACAGCAGCACCAGCGGCTGCGCCCACCGCAGTACGACGCTGGGCGCGACCCGCTTCACCAGGTGCTCGGTGGCCACGCTCGACGCCCCCGCGAGGACCGGCACGGCCGCGAGGAAAGCGGGCAGCAGGCCGTCGGATATCCCGTACCGGTCCTGGATGGCCGGGATCCGCGTCACGAGCAGTGCGAAGGCGACGCCTTGCACGAAGAAACTGAACCCCAGAGCGCCGCGGCCGCGCCGCAGCCGCACATCATCCGTCATGGCGGGTCAGCGTAGGGCCACGGGCTACCCGTGGGTAGAGAGATCACATACCCAGTCCGGCCTCCAGGCCGAGCAGCCCGGTGAGCTGCTTCATGTCACCGAAGTGGCCGGTGGCCCCGGGGAGCCGGTCGGCCGGCAGCATCGCCGTGAACGCGTACACGTCCATGCCCGCGGCGACGGCGGCCCGGATTCCGAGGGGACTGTCCTCGATGACCACACAACGGGCCGGCTCCACACCCATCTGCCGCGCCGCGTGCACATACAGATCGGGAGCCGGCTTCCCCTGGCCGACGTCCTGCGCGCTGAAGATCCACTCCTCCTCGAACCACCCGTCGAGTCCGGCCACCCGGTGCCCGGCCCGGATCCGCTCGTGACTCCCGGACGACGCAAGGCAGTACCCGACCCCCTGGGCGGTCAGCGCCCCCAGCACCTCCTCCACGCCGGGGACGGGCTTCAGCTCCTGCTCGAACGCGGCGATGGTCCGCGCGTGCAGCGTCTCGTCGAAGTCGGCCGGCAGCCGCTCCCCGGTCCGCTCCACGACGAGGTCGTGCACCCGGTGCACGGCGGATCCCATGTAGTCGCGGACCGACTCCTCGTAGGTGGTCGGGTGCCCCAGCTCGGTCAGGTACCCGGCGAGGATGCTGTTGGCGAGCGGCTCGCTGTCCACCAGCACGCCGTCGTTGTCGAAGATGACGAGGTCGTAGCCCATACCCCCACACTACGAACTAAACGGACGTAGAGCCCGTCTCGCCGGGCCGCCGACGACGCATCACCGGACTGCTGCGGCCATTCGGACGACAGAGCGAGGAGGGCCGGCCCGATCGGGCCGTAAACGCAGAAAAGCCCCGCACCATAAGGTGCGGGGCTTTCCCACAATGATTGTTCGGCGGCGTCCTACTCTCCCACAGGGTCCCCCCTGCAGTACCATCGGCGCTGAAAGGCTTAGCTTCCGGGTTCGGAATGTAACCGGGCGTTTCCCTAACGCTATGACCACCGAAACACTATGAAATTTGAACGCTGGCATGAACACAGCTGTTCGTTATTTCAGAACTAACACAGTGGACGCGAGCAACTGAGGACAAGCCCTCGGCCTATTAGTACCAGTCAGCTTCACCCGTTACCGGGCTTCCACATCTGGCCTATCAACCCAGTCGTCTACTGGGAGCCTTACCCTCTCAAGGAGGTGGGAATACTCATCTTGAAGCAGGCTTCCCGCTTAGATGCTTTCAGCGGTTATCCCTCCCGAACGTAGCCAACCAGCCGTGCCCTTGGCAGGACAACTGGCACACCAGAGGTTCGTCCGTCCCGGTCCTCTCGTACTAGGGACAGCCCTTCTCAATATTCCTACGCGCACAGCGGATAGGGACCGAACTGTCTCACGACGTTCTAAACCCAGCTCGCGTACCGCTTTAATGGGCGAACAGCCCAACCCTTGGGACCGACTCCAGCCCCAGGATGCGACGAGCCGACATCGAGGTGCCAAACCATCCCGTCGATATGGACTCTTGGGGAAGATCAGCCTGTTATCCCCGGGGTACCTTTTATCCGTTGAGCGACGGCGCTTCCACAAGCCACCGCCGGATCACTAGTCCCGACTTTCGTCCCTGCTCGACCCGTCGGTCTCACAGTCAAGCTCCCTTGTGCACTTACACTCAACACCTGATTGCCAACCAGGCTGAGGGAACCTTTGGGCGCCTCCGTTACCCTTTGGGAGGCAACCGCCCCAGTTAAACTACCCATCAGACACTGTCCCTGATCCGGATCACGGACCGAGGTTAGACATCCAGCACGACCAGAGTGGTATTTCAACGGCGACTCCACAACCACTGGCGTGGCTGCTTCAAAGTCTCCCACCTATCCTACACAAGCCGAACCGAACACCAATATCAAACTGTAGTAAAGGTCCCGGGGTCTTTCCGTCCTGCTGCGCGAAACGAGCATCTTTACTCGTAGTGCAATTTCACCGGGCCTATGGTTGAGACAGTCGAGAAGTCGTTACGCCATTCGTGCAGGTCGGAACTTACCCGACAAGGAATTTCGCTACCTTAGGATGGTTATAGTTACCACCGCCGTTTACTGGCGCTTAAGTTCTCAGCTTCGCAACCCCGAAAGGTCACTAACCGGTCCCCTTAACGTTCCAGCACCGGGCAGGCGTCAGTCCGTATACATCGCCTTACGGCTTCGCACGGACCTGTGTTTTTAGTAAACAGTCGCTTCTCGCTGGTCTCTGCGGCCACCCCCAGCTCACGGAGTAAATCCGATCACCAGTGATGGCCCCCCTTCTCCCGAAGTTACGGGGGCATTTTGCCGAGTTCCTTAACCATAGTTCACCCGAACGCCTCGGTATTCTCTACCTGACCACCTGAGTCGGTTTAGGGTACGGGCCGCCATGAAACTCGCTAGAGGCTTTTCTCGACAGCATAGGATCATCCACTTCACCACAATCGGCTCGGCATCAGGTCTCAGCCTTAATGAGGGACGGATTTGCCTACCCCTCGGCCTACACCCTTACCCCGGGACTACCACCGCCCGGGCTGGACTACCTTCCTGCGTCACCCCATCGCTTACCTACTACAAGTCTGGTTCGTCGGCTCCACCACTTTCCTTTCCCCGAAGGGTCCGGAACGGCTTCACGGACTTAGCATCGCCTGATTCGATATTGGGCGTTTCAAAGCGGGTACCGGAATATCAACCGGTTGTCCATCGACTACGCCTGTCGGCCTCGCCTTAGGTCCCGACTTACCCTGGGCAGATCAGCTTGACCCAGGAACCCTTAGTCAATCGGCGCACACGTTTCTCACGTGTGTATCGCTACTCATGCCTGCATTCTCACTCGTGAACCGTCCACAACTAGCTTCCGCTGCTGCTTCACCCGGCACACGACGCTCCCCTACCCATCACAGCGGGCGTTGGCCCTATTGCTGCAATGACACGACTTCGGCGGTACGCTTGAGCCCCGCTACATTGTCGGCGCGGAATCACTTGACCAGTGAGCTATTACGCACTCTTTCAAGGGTGGCTGCTTCTAAGCCAACCTCCTGGTTGTCTCTGCGACTCCACATCCTTTCCCACTTAGCGTACGCTTAGGGGCCTTAGTCGATGCTCTGGGCTGTTTCCCTCTCGACCATGGAGCTTATCCCCCACAGTCTCACTGCCGTGCTCTCACTTACCGGCATTCGGAGTTTGGCTAAGGTCAGTAACCCGGTAGGGCCCATCGCCTATCCAGTGCTCTACCTCCGGCAAGAAACACACGACGCTGCACCTAAATGCATTTCGGGGAGAACCAGCTATCACGGAGTTTGATTGGCCTTTCACCCCTAACCACAGGTCATCCCCCAGGTTTTCAACCCTGGTGGGTTCGGTCCTCCACGAAGTCTTACCTCCGCTTCAACCTGCCCATGGCTAGATCACTCCGCTTCGGGTCTAGAGCGTGCAACTCAATCGCCCTATTCGGACTCGCTTTCGCTACGGCTTCCCCACACGGGTTAACCTCGCTACACACCGCTAACTCGCAGGCTCATTCTTCAAAAGGCACGCAGTCACGACCGTTGTTCCGAAGAACAACGGCGACGCTCCCACGGCTTGTAGGCACACGGTTTCAGGTACTATTTCACTCCGCTCCCGCGGTACTTTTCACCATTCCCTCACGGTACTATCCGCTATCGGTCACCAGGGAATATTTAGGCTTAGCGGGTGGTCCCGCCAGATTCACACGGGATTTCTCGGGCCCCGTGCTACTTGGGAGATGAGCAAGCAAGCCGCTGATGTTTCGTCTACGGGGGTCTTACCCTCTACGCCGGACCTTTCGCATGTCCTTCGACTACATCAACGGTTTCTGACTCGCCGACCGGCCGGCAGACCGATCAAGCTCATTCCCACAACCCCGCATGCGCAACCCCTGCCGGGTATCACACGCATACGGTTTGGCCTCATCCGGTTTCGCTCGCCACTACTCCCGGAATCACGGTTGTTTTCTCTTCCTGAGGGTACTGAGATGTTTCACTTCCCCTCGTTCCCTCCACACTGCCTATGTGTTCAGCAGTGGGTGACAGCCCATGACGACTGCCGGGTTTCCCCATTCGGACACCCCCGGATCAAAGCTCAGTTGGCAGCTCCCCGGGGCCTATCGCGGCCTCTCACGTCCTTCATCGGTTCCTGGTGCCAAGGCATCCACCGTGCGCCCTTAAAAACTTGGCCACAGATGCTCGCGTCCACTGTGTAGTTCTCAAACAACGACCAGCCACCCATCACCCTGACCCATACGGATCAAGTTCACTGGGGCCGGCACTGAAGACATGACCTTACGGCCGTACCTTCAGGACCCAACAACGTGCCAAGCATCTTCGTTCGTCCGTCTTCTCTTTCCACGCCGAAGCAGTACTCGAGAACCATCAGACCGAAGATGCCAACTAATCAACGTTCCACCCATGAGCTGACCGTGCAGAACATTTGTCTGCAATCGGTACTGTGCTCCTTAGAAAGGAGGTGATCCAGCCGCACCTTCCGGTACGGCTACCTTGTTACGACTTCGTCCCAATCGCCAGTCCCACCTTCGACAGCTCCCTCCCTTACGGGTTGGGCCACCGGCTTCGGGTGTTACCGACTTTCGTGACGTGACGGGCGGTGTGTACAAGGCCCGGGAACGTATTCACCGCAGCAATGCTGATCTGCGATTACTAGCGACTCCGACTTCATGGGGTCGAGTTGCAGACCCCAATCCGAACTGAGACCGGCTTTTTGAGATTCGCTCCACCTCACGGTATCGCAGCTCATTGTACCGGCCATTGTAGCACGTGTGCAGCCCAAGACATAAGGGGCATGATGACTTGACGTCGTCCCCACCTTCCTCCGAGTTGACCCCGGCGGTCTCCTGTGAGTCCCCATCACCCCGAAGGGCATGCTGGCAACACAGGACAAGGGTTGCGCTCGTTGCGGGACTTAACCCAACATCTCACGACACGAGCTGACGACAGCCATGCACCACCTGTATACCGACCACAAGGGGGGCACTATCTCTAATGCTTTCCGGTATATGTCAAGCCTTGGTAAGGTTCTTCGCGTTGCGTCGAATTAAGCCACATGCTCCGCCGCTTGTGCGGGCCCCCGTCAATTCCTTTGAGTTTTAGCCTTGCGGCCGTACTCCCCAGGCGGGGAACTTAATGCGTTAGCTGCGGCACCGACGACGTGGAATGTCGCCAACACCTAGTTCCCAACGTTTACGGCGTGGACTACCAGGGTATCTAATCCTGTTCGCTCCCCACGCTTTCGCTCCTCAGCGTCAGTAATGGCCCAGAGATCCGCCTTCGCCACCGGTGTTCCTCCTGATATCTGCGCATTTCACCGCTACACCAGGAATTCCGATCTCCCCTACCACACTCTAGCTAGCCCGTATCGAATGCAGACCCGAGGTTAAGCCTCGGGCTTTCACATCCGACGTGACAAGCCGCCTACGAGCTCTTTACGCCCAATAATTCCGGACAACGCTTGCGCCCTACGTATTACCGCGGCTGCTGGCACGTAGTTAGCCGGCGCTTCTTCTGCAGGTACCGTCACTTTCGCTTCTTCCCTGCTGAAAGAGGTTTACAACCCGAAGGCCGTCATCCCTCACGCGGCGTCGCTGCATCAGGCTTTCGCCCATTGTGCAATATTCCCCACTGCTGCCTCCCGTAGGAGTCTGGGCCGTGTCTCAGTCCCAGTGTGGCCGGTCGCCCTCTCAGGCCGGCTACCCGTCGTCGCCTTGGTGGGCCATTACCCCACCAACAAGCTGATAGGCCGCGGGCTCATCCTTCACCGCCGGAGCTTTCAACCCCCGCCCATGCAGGCAGGAGTGGTATCCGGTATTAGACCCCGTTTCCAGGGCTTGTCCCAGAGTGAAGGGCAGATTGCCCACGTGTTACTCACCCGTTCGCCACTAATCCACCCCGAAGGGCTTCATCGTTCGACTTGCATGTGTTAAGCACGCCGCCAGCGTTCGTCCTGAGCCAGGATCAAACTCTCCATGAATGTTTACCCGTAATCGGGTGCACACATCACTTAGAGCGGGCACGTCATGTCGGAATAAGACCGACGCGCCACAACGTCCTCGCTGTGTTTGTCGCCTGCCAGTGCCCGAAGGCCCGACAGGTCTTTTTCAAAGGAACCTCATCCACCGAAGTGGACGGGGTATCAACTTCTGGCGTTGATTTTTGGCACGCTGTTGAGTTCTCAAGGAACGGACGCTTCCTTTGTACTCACCCTCGCGGGCTTTCCTCCGGGCTTTCGTTCTGTTCTTGCGTTTCCGACTCTATCAGAGTCAGTCCCGCTCCGCTTTCCAGGTTTTCGCTTTCGCGTTTCCCTTTCCGGCGGTTCCGACTCTATCAGACCCTTTCGGTCCTGATCCCCGGTCAGCGGGGTTTGTCTGCTGGGCTGTTGGGCCCTTTCGACGAGTGAGACAGTAGCGGATTCCTTGCCTCCGAACCTAATCGGCGGCTGCGTCCTGGAACGCGGATTCCTCATTCGCAAATACGCATGAAAACAAGACGACGGAGTGCGTCGTTCGTTCGAATGTGTGGTGCGGGATGAGCTGCCCGGGGACCGACCAGGGTCGGCGCTCACTTCGGACAACTCGAAGAACCTTACGGACCGGGCACACCTGTGTCAACCCCCGCCGGCCCGCCGCGCGGAGTGCGCGAAACTCACCGCGTCCTCACCCCTCTCCGTCTACGCTGGGCCCATGACTACGCATGCGCTCACGCTCAGCCTTCGCTGGTGGCCCGCCTGACGGCGGCCGACCTTCCACGCGAGCACGCATGCGCTCACGGCCGCCGCTACGGCGGCCGCTCTTGTTTTCTCCCCTCCCGGGAGTGGCTCGGTCGCCCGACACGACGGCACCGACACCACTCACGCACGGACGACAGAGGGAGAACAGGGACATGGCGACGACAAGGATCTTCAGCGGGATCAAGCCCACCGGACACCTGACGCTGGGGAACTACCTGGGGGCCGTCCGGCAGTGGGTCGCCGCCGAGTACGAACCCGAGTCCGCGCTGTTCTGCGTCGTCGATCTGCACGCACTCACCGTCGAGCACGAGCCGGCTCGCGTACGCAGGCTCAGTCGGCAGGCGGCAACACTGCTGCTGGCCGCCGGGTTGGATCCGCAGCGGTGCACCCTCTTCGTACAGAGCCATGTCGACGAGCACACGCGGCTGGCCTACCTGCTGGAGTGCACCGCCACCGACGGCGAGCTGCGGCGGATGATCCAGTACAAGGAGAAGGCGGCGAAGGCGCAGGTCTCCGGGGAGGGCGTACGGCTGTCTCTCCTCACCTATCCCGTGCTGATGGCCGCCGACATCCTGGCGTACGAGGCCCAGGAGGTGCCGGTCGGTGAGGACCAGCGGCAGCACGTCGAGCTGACCCGGGATCTCGCGGTGCGGTTCAACCAGCGCTACGGGCACACCTTCACCGTGCCGCGGGCCACGCTTCCGGCGGTGGCCGCACGGGTCATGGATCTCCAGGACCCGACGTCGAAGATGGGGAAGTCGCACGACAACGGGGCGGGGATCATCTACCTGCTCGACGAGCCGGGGGTCGTGCGCAAGAAGGTGATGCGGGCGGTCACCGACAGCGGCGACGGCGGCGTGGTCCACGACCGGCAGACGCGGCCGGGGGTCGCGAACCTGCTGGACATCCTCGCGGCGTGCACCGGTGGGGATCCGGCCGTGCTCGCCGACGGGTACAGCGGCTACGGCGCGCTGAAGCGGGATGTCGCCGACGCGGTGGTCGAGCTGCTGCGGCCGGTGCAGGAGCGGCATGCGGAACTGGCGGGCGACCCGGCCCAGGTGGAGAAGGTGCTGCGGGAGGGCGCCGGGCGGGCCAGGGAACTGGCACGGCCCGTGGTGGACCGGGCGTACCGGGCGATCGGGTTGCTGGAGCCGTGACGGGTGGGGGCCCCGCGCGCCGCGGGGCCCCCACCGGTACGGGGTGTCTCAGCTGTTGCCGGAGGCGAGCTCGCGGCTGCGGTCGCGGGCCGCTTCCAGGGCGGCGATGAGGGCGGCGCGTACACCGTGCCGCTCCAGCTCGACGATCGCGTTGATCGTCGTACCGGCCGGGGAGGTGACGGCCTCGCGGAGCTTGACCGGGTGCTCGCCGCTGTCCCGGAGCATCACGGCGGCGCCGATGGCGGCCTGGACGATCAGGTCGTGGGCCTGGGCGCGGGGCAGGCCGAGGAGGATGCCGGCGTCGGTCATCGCCTCGACGAGGAAGTAGAAGTAGGCGGGTCCCGAGCCGGAGAGGGCGGTGGCCGCGTCCTGCTGGGACTCGGGGACGCGCAGGGTCTTGCCGACGCTGCCGAAGATCTCCTCGGTGTGGGCGAGGTGGGCGGCGGTGGCGTGGCTGCCGGCGGAGATGACGGACATGGCCTCGTCGACGAGGGCCGGGGTGTTAGTCATGACGCGGACGACAGGGGTGCCGGGGCTGAGCCGTTCCTCGAAGAAGGCGGTGGGGACGCCCGCGGCACCGCTGATGACGAGGCGGTCGACGGGTACGTGCGGGGCGAGCTCGTCGAGGAGCTTGGCCATGTCCTGGGGCTTGACGGTGAGGATGAGGGTGTCGGCACGCTTGGCGGCCTCGGCGTTGGAGACGGCCTCGACCCCGTAGCGGGTACGGAGCTCCTCGGCGCGCTCGGCACGGCGGGCGGTGACGAGGAGCTTCGAGGCGGGCCAGCCGCCGCGGATCATTCCGCTGAGCAGGGCCTCGCCGATCTTGCCGGTACCGAGGACTGCGACTGTCTGGGTCATGCCCGATTCACCTCGCCGAACTGTGTTGCGCGTGAGATACGTATGCGTCCTCATCCTTTCACCCGGGAAAGGAACGGGGCGGGACTGTCCGGCCTGTGGGCGTCAGGGGGTGCGGCGGCGGAGGGTGACCGCGCCGAGGGCGAGGACGAGCAGGGCGCACGCGGCGACGATGCCTGCGTCGCGGACGAACTCGGCGGTCATGTCGGTATGGGTGAGGACCTGGGTCATGCCGTCGACGGCATAGGACATGGGCAGCACGTCGGACAGGCCTTCGAGGACCGGGTGCATGGTGTCGCGGGCCGCGAAGAGGCCGCACAGGAGGAGCTGGGGGAAGATCACCGCCGGCATGAACTGGACGGCCTGGAACTCGGAGGCCGCGAAGGCGGAGACGAAGAGCCCGAGGGCGGTGCCGAGGAGGGCGTCGAGCAGCGCCACGAGCAGGAGCAGCCAGGGGGATCCGATGACGTCGAGGCCGAGGGCCCACAGGGCGAGGCCGGTGGCCAGGAGGGACTGGAGGACGGCGACGGCGCCGAAGGCGAGGGCGTAGCCGGCGATCAGGTCGCCCTTGCCGAGCGGCATCGCGAGGAGGCGTTCCAGGGTGCCCGAGGTGCGTTCGCGCAGGGTGGCGATGGAGGTCACCAGGAACATGGTGATGAGCGGGAAGATCCCGAGGAGGGACGCCCCGATACCGTCGAAGGTCGTGGGGCTGCCGTCGAAGACGAA encodes:
- a CDS encoding 30S ribosomal protein bS22 — protein: MGSVIKKRRKRMAKKKHRKLLKRTRVQRRNKK
- a CDS encoding helix-turn-helix domain-containing protein, whose protein sequence is MAAGERPLSEVQFLTVAEVASVMRVSKMTVYRLVHNGHLPAIRVGRSFRVPENAVHEYLRESYVGVESA
- a CDS encoding phosphatase, coding for MLSTGALRAHLLAARLAGPVATSREESLRSYRLFAARDPRVMLGLDPERGWGEGDLLRLMADKCGVSADPAHVSGPDVIDPERTVAALEAFAGRLSEAARARSPVLFGTGHPHRLLGFYAGLAEALSAAGCVVLTPAQGVRVDMPTRFGVRTHSIEYVRGVALVREPGVRVPGSATGVHTHSPLPVRMALGALAEAGGPLPELVVGDHGWVCGAGQLGVEAIGLADTDDPALFVGEAEGRVSVAVPLDDAVRADYYRPLARYVLGRASLTGRQEWS
- a CDS encoding acetoin utilization protein AcuC; its protein translation is MWDEAVTRYDFGPSHPMDPVRLALTMGLVRAFGLDRAMEVRAAPAAGDSTLRLVHREDYVAAVREVSEDPGAADGSYGLGTIDDPAFHGMHEASALIAGQSVAGAEALWSGEAEHAVNFAGGLHHAMPGGAAGFCVYNDASLAVARLLELGAERVAYVDVDVHHGDGVQAAFWDDPRVLTVSMHEHPRTLFPQTGWPEETGGPGAEGSAVNIALPAGTGDEGWLRAFHAVVPELLADFRPQVLVTQHGADTHFEDPLAHLAVSLDAQRAVQESCHRLAHEYADGRWLALGGGGYAVVDVVPRSWTHLVGIAAHRPVDPESAVPASWRDEVYARTRQLAPARMTDGRTPAWADWEAGYDPADRTDQAVLATRRAVFPLRGMLT
- a CDS encoding MFS transporter, whose translation is MTDDVRLRRGRGALGFSFFVQGVAFALLVTRIPAIQDRYGISDGLLPAFLAAVPVLAGASSVATEHLVKRVAPSVVLRWAQPLVLLSLLGVGAGGQMWHVAVALGAFGLSVGALDASMNMLGVSLQRAYGRSIMLGFHAAYSLGGILGASAAWAGAHWELNLFVSYLPAVVVLLPLALLGSRRYVDGTGPAGTGPGGAADKGLGAGGFKLLLPLCLVMACAYIGDSTVANWSAKYLQDVLGSSEQMATVPYNVYMVTTLVGRAVGDLGVRRFGAEAVVRAGTLVAAAGFAVVAAAPGAWVGMLGFTLLGIGLCVIVPQTFAAAGRLFPGASDTAVARLNIFNYVGFLIGSPLVGAVGDAWSYRGAMLVPMALVLVTLFQARSFGSEPARYGVRHERRAGDRAVDVGRGGNEV
- a CDS encoding HAD family hydrolase, which translates into the protein MGYDLVIFDNDGVLVDSEPLANSILAGYLTELGHPTTYEESVRDYMGSAVHRVHDLVVERTGERLPADFDETLHARTIAAFEQELKPVPGVEEVLGALTAQGVGYCLASSGSHERIRAGHRVAGLDGWFEEEWIFSAQDVGQGKPAPDLYVHAARQMGVEPARCVVIEDSPLGIRAAVAAGMDVYAFTAMLPADRLPGATGHFGDMKQLTGLLGLEAGLGM
- the trpS gene encoding tryptophan--tRNA ligase: MATTRIFSGIKPTGHLTLGNYLGAVRQWVAAEYEPESALFCVVDLHALTVEHEPARVRRLSRQAATLLLAAGLDPQRCTLFVQSHVDEHTRLAYLLECTATDGELRRMIQYKEKAAKAQVSGEGVRLSLLTYPVLMAADILAYEAQEVPVGEDQRQHVELTRDLAVRFNQRYGHTFTVPRATLPAVAARVMDLQDPTSKMGKSHDNGAGIIYLLDEPGVVRKKVMRAVTDSGDGGVVHDRQTRPGVANLLDILAACTGGDPAVLADGYSGYGALKRDVADAVVELLRPVQERHAELAGDPAQVEKVLREGAGRARELARPVVDRAYRAIGLLEP
- the proC gene encoding pyrroline-5-carboxylate reductase, whose translation is MTQTVAVLGTGKIGEALLSGMIRGGWPASKLLVTARRAERAEELRTRYGVEAVSNAEAAKRADTLILTVKPQDMAKLLDELAPHVPVDRLVISGAAGVPTAFFEERLSPGTPVVRVMTNTPALVDEAMSVISAGSHATAAHLAHTEEIFGSVGKTLRVPESQQDAATALSGSGPAYFYFLVEAMTDAGILLGLPRAQAHDLIVQAAIGAAVMLRDSGEHPVKLREAVTSPAGTTINAIVELERHGVRAALIAALEAARDRSRELASGNS